The Miscanthus floridulus cultivar M001 chromosome 7, ASM1932011v1, whole genome shotgun sequence genome includes a region encoding these proteins:
- the LOC136465963 gene encoding uncharacterized protein, whose product MVVAAPAVVVVAPAVGSRIHGLGGWIWLRVDRPQRLTAVRGAVQRRGTGAPCHESTAGAAVALVLTGVAGSSTAWSGRGAVAARQRCDAGARGQIRRRWGASGLLPEPGAAEASRVGSCTSAGIRRRPVAGQGAVPALLCNCAVLALGELGDGGDSDRGWKDGRVMRRRARRGRIWSFGTWTWHSLEGLARVVAGQGGGGGDSKGCRHRCSTAGSDVAGQGAASTGVGHVPGGG is encoded by the coding sequence ATGGTGGTGGCTGctccggcggtggtggtggttgcTCCAGCGGTTGGCTCACGGATCCACGGCCTCGGCGGCTGGATCTGGCTGAGGGTAGATCGACCTCAGCGCCTGACTGCTGTGCGTGGAGCTGTGCAGCGGCGTGGAACCGGCGCCCCATGCCATGAATCTACGGCTGGCGCCGCGGTGGCGTTGGTGCTCACCGGCGTTGCGGGCTCCAGCACGGCGTGGAGTGGGCGGggcgcggtggcggcgcggcagagatgcGATGCTGGGGCCCGCGGCCAGATCCGGCGAAGATGGGGAGCGTCGGGGCTCCTGCCCGAGCCTGGGGCGGCGGAGGCTAGCCGGGTCGGCTCGTGCACGTCTGCAGGGATCAGGCGGCGGCCGGTGGCCGGCCAGGGGGCCGTGCCCGCGCTGCTGTGCAACTGCGCGGTGCTGGCTCTCGGCGAGCTTGGCGATGGCGGCGACAGCGACCGTGGTTGGAAGGATGGGCGGGTGATGCGACGGCGAGCTCGACGCGGCCGGATCTGGAGCTTCGGTACCTGGACCTGGCACTCTCTCGAAGGGCTGGCGAGGGTGGTGGCTGGCcaaggcggaggcggcggtgaCAGCAAAGGGTGTCGGCACCGGTGCTCTACTGCCGGTTCTGACGTCGCTGGGCAGGGGGCGGCGTCCACGGGGGTGGGGCACGTGCCTGGTGGTGGCTGA